The Faecalibacter sp. LW9 genome has a segment encoding these proteins:
- the tpx gene encoding thiol peroxidase encodes MAQITFKGNPIHTNGELPQVGTKAPAFELTATDLSTKSLNDYAGKNVVLNIFPSVDTGICAQSVRTFNQELSALENTVVLCISKDLPFAFSRFCAAEGLEDVVSLSAFKDASFEEAYGVKMTEGPLAGLLSRAVVVINPEGNVIYTEQVPEIAQEPSYEAALASIKG; translated from the coding sequence ATGGCTCAAATTACATTCAAAGGGAATCCTATTCATACGAATGGCGAATTACCACAAGTAGGGACAAAAGCTCCTGCATTCGAATTGACGGCAACCGATCTAAGCACAAAATCATTAAATGATTATGCAGGTAAAAATGTGGTTTTAAATATTTTCCCAAGTGTAGATACGGGAATCTGTGCACAATCAGTTCGTACGTTTAATCAAGAATTATCCGCTTTAGAAAATACTGTTGTTTTATGTATTTCTAAAGATTTACCATTTGCATTCAGCCGTTTTTGCGCTGCTGAAGGATTAGAAGATGTCGTTTCTTTATCAGCTTTTAAAGATGCCTCTTTTGAGGAAGCATATGGCGTTAAAATGACAGAAGGTCCATTGGCAGGCTTATTAAGCCGTGCAGTAGTCGTAATTAATCCAGAAGGAAATGTCATTTACACGGAACAAGTTCCTGAAATCGCACAAGAACCTTCTTACGAAGCGGCATTAGCTTCGATTAAAGGATAA
- a CDS encoding OmpA family protein, which translates to MKKLLFTAVALIGLFGNQAQAQNTTKKWYVSTGAHAVNHNSVRGMFDQFFDTDNWSAVPPPSQLTISRTLNRSFAVDVQASIGEVDNFRLNHNNEFMSLVGAGLRYKLTNGYILNEESWFDPYFRAGANFYRHPYRGIHFDGGQDVAGEIMGNAQNAHNNFFAVSGGLGINFWISQKVGINIETQYVWVPAMESDYIDFFQAKAGVAFRFGQKVCKDRDKDGVCDDEDACPDEPGIRTDDPRTNGCPDKDKDGVFDFEDACPDEPGLVEFQGCPDRDGDKIIDKDDQCPDDPCPDGFETDEYTCNNGCKVEKPKPIDPPVVDPEPVKEINFENVLFEYNSADLTSDGVANAKIAADIIKQKGGNYFVDGFADSVGSDAYNIKLSRRRAESVRQALINEGVKPEQLEVRAFGEQYPKCTNDTAEGRACNRRVVVIDRY; encoded by the coding sequence ATGAAAAAATTATTATTTACAGCGGTTGCTTTGATTGGATTATTTGGAAATCAAGCGCAAGCGCAGAATACAACAAAAAAATGGTATGTGTCTACAGGGGCACATGCGGTGAATCATAATAGTGTTCGTGGAATGTTTGATCAATTTTTTGATACAGACAATTGGTCAGCAGTACCACCACCATCACAATTAACAATTTCGAGAACTTTAAATCGTTCATTTGCAGTGGATGTACAAGCATCTATTGGAGAAGTGGATAACTTTCGATTGAACCACAACAACGAATTTATGTCGTTGGTTGGTGCGGGGTTACGTTATAAGTTAACGAACGGGTATATCTTAAACGAAGAATCTTGGTTTGATCCTTATTTTAGAGCAGGAGCCAACTTCTATCGTCATCCATATCGTGGAATTCACTTTGATGGAGGACAAGATGTTGCAGGTGAAATTATGGGGAATGCACAAAATGCACATAATAATTTCTTCGCCGTATCAGGAGGTTTAGGAATTAACTTCTGGATTTCTCAAAAAGTGGGGATTAACATCGAAACCCAATATGTTTGGGTACCAGCGATGGAATCAGACTATATTGATTTCTTCCAAGCGAAAGCAGGAGTTGCTTTCCGATTTGGTCAAAAAGTGTGTAAAGACCGTGATAAAGATGGCGTATGCGACGATGAAGATGCATGTCCAGATGAACCAGGAATCAGAACAGACGATCCAAGAACAAATGGATGTCCTGATAAAGACAAGGATGGTGTATTTGATTTCGAAGATGCATGTCCAGATGAGCCAGGTTTAGTAGAATTCCAAGGATGTCCTGATCGTGATGGAGATAAGATTATTGATAAAGATGATCAATGTCCAGATGATCCATGTCCAGACGGGTTTGAAACGGATGAATACACATGTAACAATGGTTGTAAAGTGGAGAAACCAAAACCAATTGATCCACCAGTTGTTGATCCTGAACCAGTGAAGGAAATTAACTTCGAAAACGTATTATTCGAATACAATTCTGCAGATTTAACATCAGATGGTGTAGCAAATGCTAAAATTGCCGCTGATATCATCAAGCAAAAAGGAGGAAACTACTTTGTTGATGGATTCGCAGATAGCGTTGGTTCGGATGCTTATAACATCAAGTTATCTCGCCGTCGTGCAGAATCTGTACGCCAAGCGTTAATTAACGAAGGTGTTAAACCAGAACAGTTAGAAGTTCGTGCATTTGGTGAACAATATCCAAAATGTACTAACGATACTGCTGAAGGTAGAGCATGTAACCGTCGTGTAGTCGTTATTGATAGATACTAA
- a CDS encoding PorP/SprF family type IX secretion system membrane protein — MKKIKHVLSVLTILTASVAFGQSSLPFDEQYFTSEKFLINPAFAGITDDIAFKLSHRRQWNNLPNGPETSISSIHGVVVDRLAVGAYFMKDKNGNTSTSSFNLAAAYHIPIGEFENRQDGQFSFGSSLSFAGIRYTGQPEDLYDPLYMDQSAVYVPYLNLGASVQYKGWTLAASVLDIPLSYNSPIVNELEPNPVFYYGMLGKRINVSSNFELEPMVAYRMNEASESRLDANLRAKFKMNENAVWVGANYRTDFWGDDNQATVVSPALGAEIGRFNVGAAYNIGLSDIANEGNNGFSVSIGYNIENFFSPNHK; from the coding sequence ATGAAGAAGATTAAACACGTACTATCAGTACTTACGATATTAACAGCTTCGGTTGCCTTTGGGCAATCGAGCTTACCTTTCGATGAACAATATTTTACATCAGAAAAGTTTTTAATCAATCCGGCATTTGCAGGGATTACAGACGATATAGCATTCAAATTATCTCACCGTAGACAATGGAATAATTTACCAAACGGACCAGAAACTTCTATTTCAAGTATTCATGGGGTGGTGGTTGATCGTTTAGCCGTTGGTGCTTATTTTATGAAAGATAAAAATGGGAATACCTCAACAAGTTCTTTCAATTTAGCAGCCGCTTATCACATTCCAATCGGAGAGTTTGAAAACCGTCAGGATGGACAATTTTCATTTGGTTCATCGTTAAGTTTTGCGGGAATCCGTTATACTGGACAACCGGAAGACTTATATGATCCATTATACATGGATCAGTCAGCAGTATATGTTCCTTACTTAAACTTAGGAGCATCTGTACAATACAAAGGTTGGACATTAGCTGCATCGGTTTTAGATATTCCGTTGAGTTATAATTCACCAATCGTGAATGAATTAGAGCCTAATCCAGTATTCTATTACGGAATGTTAGGGAAACGCATTAATGTTTCTTCGAATTTTGAATTAGAACCAATGGTTGCATATCGTATGAATGAAGCAAGTGAAAGTCGTTTAGACGCGAATTTACGTGCCAAATTTAAAATGAACGAGAATGCTGTTTGGGTTGGAGCAAATTACCGTACCGATTTTTGGGGAGATGATAATCAAGCAACTGTTGTATCGCCAGCACTAGGGGCAGAAATCGGAAGATTTAATGTTGGTGCAGCTTATAACATTGGATTATCAGATATCGCTAATGAAGGGAACAACGGATTCTCTGTAAGTATTGGATACAATATCGAGAATTTCTTTAGTCCAAACCATAAATAA
- a CDS encoding T9SS type B sorting domain-containing protein, which produces MRKTLIALASLCSFGGVSFAQISQVLNPVCSNDAFEAGPPQATNFDVGSTCAPNAYSDRLVFYLVKIRSGSTFTFTVQSDDRGDYDFLSWQNPPLPDINNVTVEDINNLPLADRGNRNAGGNEGRIGLRLNAPTLCQGVSGDGFERHYDVQPGDVILIGIDRWSSTGGFSISFGGDADLDCSITVPGEHFNACDTGDGTATWDLEPIALSLMEDDPALYYRIFTDQEEAESGVGTPLTSTIFTAHKDNNPNPLYFRIENFITGEATITRMNFNVVDPPSFEDFAISFCDTEAAGQGSEPINLVNIFTSLVNDREGYEAEYYTTREDAEAQTNAIATPAAYVVSNNTKAYIRIANEYDCYTVVEVTFNNSTDSVNNATLEYCDSLEDGLGVETVNLRNAESEILGDLTNVTVRYYPTREDAVNGTNAIENPSSYLTPFNTKVYATVSNLGGCTTIAEIDIRMKDMEGVANATLEICDSFTDGLGVETVDLTLAAGQLTGDLTGATVMYYPTEADALANTNEITTPTAYNLTIGNSVYARVISEDGCSTVAEITFTLRELTGVTEPVITYCDTLTDGFGTEVLDLTTVEAGILQAYPGVTFIYYASQADAEGNVNPIDTPTTYTYTTGSSVYVRVVDPQGCSSIVAIRFEQNELTGAQDATITFCDTPGDGEGVEVLDLTIAQNQLAGSVAGATFIYYPTAADAENNTNAIDNPSAYMVTVGGQVYVRVMDANGCSSIQMIDFALTELEVSLGDTFAICDGSVPIRATTNIQGEALTYKWFFNGQEIEGNFGDTYTVTIPGTYGVEVVSASGCRGSQQIVIVEGVGATITGIEVNERNVTVNATSDAMPLQYSLDGINWQDSNTFTNVEGGQHVVYVKNAEGCISTREFSIFSIPTMFTPNGDGINDTWRVQGIELYQGSQLEIYDRGGRLLINKRIESNVLWDGFYADGKKAPSTDYWYVIKLTDGRKFTGSVTVKSRGPKDNNS; this is translated from the coding sequence ATGAGAAAAACGCTAATTGCATTGGCTTCGCTATGCAGTTTTGGTGGGGTATCTTTTGCGCAAATTTCCCAGGTTTTAAATCCTGTATGTTCAAATGACGCGTTCGAAGCTGGACCCCCTCAGGCTACTAATTTTGATGTTGGATCTACCTGTGCACCAAATGCCTATTCCGATCGTCTTGTATTCTACTTAGTAAAAATTCGTTCAGGTTCTACATTTACATTTACAGTTCAATCGGACGACCGTGGAGATTATGATTTCTTATCATGGCAAAATCCACCTCTTCCAGATATTAACAATGTTACAGTTGAAGATATCAACAATTTACCGTTAGCCGATCGTGGAAATCGAAACGCAGGAGGGAATGAAGGACGTATTGGTTTACGTTTGAATGCACCGACATTGTGTCAAGGTGTCTCTGGAGATGGTTTTGAGCGTCATTATGATGTACAGCCAGGTGATGTCATTTTAATTGGTATCGACCGTTGGAGTTCAACTGGAGGTTTCTCTATTTCGTTCGGTGGAGATGCTGATTTGGATTGTTCGATTACAGTTCCGGGAGAACATTTTAACGCATGTGATACTGGAGATGGGACAGCGACTTGGGACTTAGAGCCTATTGCTTTAAGTTTAATGGAAGATGATCCGGCATTATACTATCGTATCTTTACCGATCAAGAAGAAGCGGAATCAGGGGTAGGTACTCCATTAACTTCTACAATATTTACAGCCCATAAGGATAATAATCCAAATCCATTATATTTTAGAATCGAAAACTTCATTACGGGGGAAGCGACTATTACACGTATGAACTTCAACGTGGTAGATCCGCCTTCATTTGAAGATTTTGCGATTTCATTCTGTGATACAGAAGCGGCTGGGCAAGGTTCAGAACCAATCAACTTAGTAAATATTTTTACATCATTGGTCAATGATCGTGAAGGATATGAAGCGGAGTATTATACCACACGTGAGGATGCAGAAGCACAAACAAACGCTATTGCAACTCCTGCAGCATATGTGGTATCGAACAATACAAAAGCATACATCCGTATCGCGAATGAATACGATTGTTACACGGTCGTAGAAGTTACGTTTAACAATTCAACGGATTCCGTTAACAATGCTACATTAGAATATTGTGATTCATTAGAAGATGGATTAGGTGTTGAAACCGTAAACTTACGTAATGCTGAATCGGAAATTTTAGGAGATTTAACAAACGTAACGGTTCGATACTATCCAACGCGTGAAGATGCAGTAAACGGAACAAATGCGATTGAAAATCCATCGTCTTACCTTACACCATTCAATACAAAAGTTTATGCGACAGTATCTAACTTAGGTGGTTGTACTACAATTGCTGAAATTGATATCCGTATGAAAGATATGGAAGGTGTAGCCAATGCAACTTTAGAAATCTGTGATTCCTTTACAGATGGATTAGGTGTTGAAACTGTTGATTTAACGTTAGCTGCTGGTCAATTGACAGGCGATTTAACAGGAGCAACCGTAATGTATTACCCAACTGAAGCAGATGCTTTGGCTAATACAAATGAAATAACAACTCCTACAGCTTACAATTTAACAATCGGAAATTCAGTTTATGCTCGTGTAATCAGTGAAGATGGTTGTTCAACAGTTGCTGAAATTACCTTTACTTTAAGAGAGCTAACAGGAGTGACAGAACCAGTGATTACGTATTGTGATACTTTAACAGACGGTTTTGGAACTGAAGTTTTAGATTTAACTACAGTTGAAGCTGGAATTTTACAAGCCTATCCAGGTGTAACATTTATTTATTATGCTTCTCAAGCCGATGCTGAAGGAAATGTAAATCCTATTGATACACCAACGACTTATACTTATACGACGGGATCGTCAGTTTATGTTCGTGTGGTTGATCCGCAAGGATGTTCATCAATTGTTGCTATACGTTTTGAGCAGAATGAATTAACAGGAGCTCAAGATGCAACAATCACATTCTGTGATACTCCAGGTGATGGAGAAGGCGTAGAAGTTTTAGACTTAACGATTGCTCAAAATCAATTGGCTGGTTCAGTAGCTGGCGCAACATTTATTTATTATCCAACAGCAGCAGATGCTGAAAACAATACGAATGCGATCGATAATCCATCCGCTTATATGGTAACTGTTGGTGGTCAAGTGTATGTTCGTGTAATGGATGCGAATGGATGTTCTTCAATTCAAATGATTGACTTTGCGTTAACTGAATTAGAAGTTTCTTTAGGAGATACTTTTGCGATTTGTGACGGAAGTGTTCCAATTCGTGCAACAACAAACATCCAAGGAGAAGCATTAACATACAAATGGTTCTTTAACGGACAAGAAATTGAAGGAAACTTTGGTGATACTTATACTGTAACTATTCCAGGAACTTATGGTGTTGAAGTGGTATCTGCTTCAGGATGTAGAGGTTCACAACAAATTGTTATTGTAGAAGGGGTTGGTGCAACAATCACAGGAATTGAAGTGAACGAAAGAAATGTAACGGTTAATGCAACGTCAGATGCTATGCCATTACAGTACAGCTTAGACGGAATCAACTGGCAAGATTCAAATACATTTACGAATGTAGAAGGTGGTCAGCATGTGGTTTACGTGAAAAATGCTGAGGGATGTATTTCGACACGAGAATTCTCAATTTTCTCCATTCCAACGATGTTTACACCAAATGGCGATGGAATCAATGATACTTGGAGAGTTCAAGGAATCGAATTATATCAGGGTTCTCAATTAGAAATTTATGATAGAGGTGGACGTTTATTAATCAATAAGCGTATCGAATCGAATGTTCTTTGGGATGGATTCTATGCAGATGGTAAAAAAGCACCATCTACAGATTATTGGTATGTGATTAAGTTAACTGATGGACGCAAGTTCACAGGAAGTGTAACTGTTAAGAGTAGAGGTCCTAAGGATAACAATTCTTAA
- a CDS encoding 3-hydroxybutyryl-CoA dehydrogenase, whose amino-acid sequence MKNVTVIGAGTMGNGIAHVFAQSGFKVNLVDVAQASLDKGLATIAGNLDRMIAKEKITAADKEATLGNITPLLTIEEGAKDADLVVEAATENIDLKLKIFQQLDAVAPAHAVLATNTSSISITKIASVTNRPEQVIGMHFMNPVPMMKLVEIIRGYSTSDEVTSAIMEMSKQLDKIPVEVNDYPGFIANRILMPMINEAIYSLYEGVAGVEEIDQVMKLGMAHPMGPLQLADFIGLDVCLSILEVLYDGFKNPKYAPCPLLVNMVTAGKKGVKSGEGFYDYSTSKKAEKLAKQFAK is encoded by the coding sequence ATGAAAAATGTAACTGTTATTGGAGCAGGAACAATGGGGAATGGAATTGCCCATGTTTTTGCACAATCTGGATTCAAAGTTAATTTGGTAGACGTTGCGCAAGCAAGTTTAGATAAAGGATTAGCAACAATCGCTGGTAATTTAGATCGTATGATTGCAAAAGAAAAAATTACAGCAGCTGATAAAGAAGCTACTCTTGGAAATATTACACCATTATTAACCATCGAAGAAGGAGCTAAAGATGCCGATTTAGTGGTTGAAGCTGCTACTGAAAACATCGATTTAAAATTAAAAATCTTTCAACAATTGGATGCGGTGGCTCCGGCTCATGCCGTGTTAGCAACGAATACATCTTCAATTTCTATTACAAAAATTGCTTCTGTAACAAATCGACCAGAACAAGTCATTGGAATGCATTTTATGAATCCTGTGCCGATGATGAAATTGGTCGAAATCATCCGTGGTTACAGTACTTCAGATGAGGTAACTTCTGCTATTATGGAGATGTCGAAACAATTGGATAAAATTCCGGTAGAAGTAAACGATTATCCAGGTTTTATCGCTAACCGTATTTTAATGCCGATGATCAATGAAGCGATTTATTCGTTATACGAAGGAGTAGCAGGCGTTGAAGAAATCGATCAAGTGATGAAATTAGGTATGGCTCACCCGATGGGACCATTACAATTGGCCGACTTTATCGGTTTAGATGTTTGTTTATCGATTTTAGAAGTGCTTTACGATGGCTTTAAAAATCCTAAATATGCCCCTTGTCCATTATTGGTTAATATGGTGACAGCAGGTAAGAAAGGAGTGAAGTCGGGTGAAGGTTTCTACGACTACTCTACATCTAAAAAAGCTGAAAAGCTTGCAAAACAATTTGCAAAATAA
- a CDS encoding Gfo/Idh/MocA family oxidoreductase, whose translation MLKVGVIGAGHLGKIHLKLLNQSEKYDLIGFYDSFEANGKKVEAEFGYKYFSSMDELMEAVDVVDIVTPTLSHYEVAVKAIEKGKHFFVEKPITNTLEEANSLIELSSAKGLKAQVGHVERFNPAFTAALPHIEEPLFIETHRLAEFNPRGTDVPVVLDLMIHDLDVILSIVKSEIKAIHSSGVSVISDTPDISNARIEFENGCVVNVSTSRMSMKNMRKMRVFQRNAYISIDFLEKKTEIIKMHKAPENPSEYAMILQNDKGDRREICFEHPEVLPNNAILDELESFADSIVNDTPIRVSLEDGRDALKVALEIIAYFEQAQQVIKDQTIEKE comes from the coding sequence ATGTTAAAAGTAGGGGTAATAGGTGCTGGACACCTTGGAAAAATTCATTTAAAGTTATTAAATCAATCTGAAAAATACGATTTAATAGGATTCTATGATTCATTCGAAGCGAATGGAAAGAAAGTAGAAGCTGAATTCGGTTACAAGTATTTTTCGTCAATGGACGAATTAATGGAGGCTGTAGATGTTGTAGATATTGTAACGCCTACTTTATCGCATTATGAAGTTGCGGTAAAAGCCATCGAAAAAGGGAAGCACTTTTTTGTAGAAAAACCGATTACAAATACCTTAGAAGAGGCCAATTCGTTGATCGAATTATCTTCTGCAAAAGGATTAAAAGCACAAGTTGGACACGTGGAACGTTTTAATCCAGCCTTCACTGCTGCTTTACCTCATATCGAAGAACCTTTATTTATTGAGACGCACCGTTTAGCAGAATTTAATCCTCGTGGAACAGATGTTCCGGTAGTCTTGGATTTGATGATTCATGATTTGGATGTGATTTTATCGATTGTAAAATCTGAAATCAAAGCGATTCATTCTTCAGGAGTTTCTGTGATCTCGGATACACCTGATATTTCAAATGCTCGTATTGAGTTTGAGAACGGTTGTGTCGTTAATGTTTCTACGTCTCGTATGTCGATGAAAAATATGCGTAAAATGCGCGTGTTCCAACGTAATGCATACATTTCAATTGACTTCTTAGAGAAGAAAACAGAAATTATTAAAATGCACAAAGCACCTGAAAATCCTTCAGAATATGCGATGATTTTGCAAAATGATAAAGGGGATCGTCGTGAAATTTGTTTCGAGCACCCTGAAGTATTGCCGAACAATGCCATTTTGGATGAATTAGAATCATTTGCCGATTCAATTGTTAATGATACACCGATTCGTGTATCTTTAGAAGATGGTCGCGACGCTTTAAAAGTAGCTTTAGAGATTATTGCTTATTTTGAACAAGCACAGCAAGTGATTAAAGATCAAACGATCGAGAAAGAATAA
- a CDS encoding protein-L-isoaspartate(D-aspartate) O-methyltransferase, which translates to MSIDDFKSKGRRKMLVDLLRTKGIDNESVLQAINTIPRHLFLDSAFSEYAYQDEAFPIAAGQTISHPYTVAFQTQLLDVQPQEKVLEIGTGSGYQTAVLVALGAEVYTIERQKELFDFSKLILRKIGAEPRYQTYGDGYKGLHTYAPFDKIIVTAGAPEIPKELLKQLKIGGLMVIPVGNPSQKMISILRLDESHFEMFEFGDFKFVPMLESREK; encoded by the coding sequence ATGTCAATAGACGATTTTAAAAGTAAAGGTCGACGCAAAATGCTTGTTGATTTATTACGTACCAAAGGAATCGATAACGAATCTGTTTTACAAGCCATTAACACCATACCACGTCATCTATTTTTAGATAGTGCATTTTCAGAATATGCTTATCAAGATGAAGCATTCCCTATTGCCGCTGGTCAGACGATTTCACATCCCTATACGGTTGCTTTTCAGACGCAATTATTGGATGTACAACCCCAAGAAAAAGTGTTAGAAATCGGAACTGGAAGTGGATATCAAACGGCCGTCTTGGTAGCATTAGGAGCCGAAGTCTATACCATCGAACGACAAAAAGAATTGTTTGATTTTTCAAAATTGATTTTACGTAAAATTGGCGCAGAACCCCGTTACCAAACCTATGGCGATGGGTATAAAGGTTTACATACCTATGCTCCTTTTGATAAAATCATTGTCACTGCCGGGGCTCCCGAAATCCCAAAAGAATTGTTAAAACAATTAAAAATCGGAGGATTAATGGTGATTCCCGTGGGTAATCCATCACAAAAAATGATCTCCATTCTACGATTGGATGAATCCCATTTTGAGATGTTTGAATTCGGAGATTTTAAATTTGTTCCGATGCTCGAAAGTCGTGAGAAATAA
- a CDS encoding PepSY-like domain-containing protein, which produces MKNLILGIGLLVFAGVATVSCNDDDDHQVSIVEINTLPTSALEFLATYFSDVEIFNIEKYAPVQSNGAMYEVNFRNGSEIEFDQAGNWIKVEATDRNVIPTGFILPSIVAYTTTNYPTEGINQIEKTPTGFEVELTNDLDLIFDANGQFVRINP; this is translated from the coding sequence ATGAAAAATTTAATCTTAGGAATTGGTTTACTTGTATTTGCAGGAGTAGCAACCGTTTCATGTAATGACGACGACGATCATCAAGTATCAATTGTTGAAATAAATACTTTACCAACATCTGCTCTTGAATTCTTGGCGACGTATTTTTCAGATGTTGAAATTTTCAATATTGAAAAATATGCACCTGTACAATCCAATGGAGCGATGTATGAAGTGAATTTTAGAAACGGTTCAGAAATAGAATTTGATCAAGCAGGAAATTGGATTAAGGTAGAAGCAACCGATCGTAATGTGATTCCAACAGGATTTATATTGCCATCTATCGTAGCGTATACAACAACCAATTATCCAACAGAAGGAATCAATCAAATTGAAAAAACGCCAACAGGATTTGAAGTCGAGCTTACAAATGATTTGGATCTTATTTTTGATGCCAATGGACAATTTGTTCGAATCAATCCTTAA
- a CDS encoding PepSY-like domain-containing protein: protein MKKLLCLLMLGFGIMSFAQDRAIRFNELPQKGQHFVKTYFNPKHISAVILDDDIIKKEYEVILTNGTKIEFDGSGNWKEVDGKRNPIPAGFAPKSIVSYVKKSFPNTHIIKIEKKRFSYEVELSNGLDIDFDSKGNFLRIDD from the coding sequence ATGAAAAAGTTATTATGCCTTTTAATGTTAGGATTTGGGATTATGTCATTTGCACAAGATCGTGCGATCCGTTTCAACGAATTACCTCAAAAAGGTCAACACTTCGTGAAAACCTATTTTAATCCAAAACACATTAGTGCAGTGATTTTAGATGATGATATTATCAAAAAAGAATATGAAGTCATCTTAACCAATGGAACTAAAATTGAATTTGATGGAAGTGGTAATTGGAAAGAAGTAGATGGAAAGCGTAATCCTATTCCTGCTGGTTTTGCACCAAAGTCCATCGTGTCTTATGTGAAGAAAAGTTTTCCAAATACTCATATTATCAAAATTGAGAAAAAACGTTTTTCTTACGAAGTGGAATTGTCGAACGGATTAGATATTGATTTCGATTCAAAAGGAAATTTTTTACGTATCGATGACTAA
- a CDS encoding HAMP domain-containing sensor histidine kinase: MKTSLKNYTFQYTTFWLLIVLTIWAVLFRGLILDEVYDNVDDGLKNQKIEIIRESYIHPEILKTNEFGLAQFRILPVDPSAYNETNRLSNELVFMPYDGEEEPYRILRTGFYGKDGQPYSLEIRTSTVEEDDLIYDLTVSLVALYIFILISILIINHFGLNKALKPLEKIVTQLQNYRFGQTKGMETTPMNVLEFDILQKEIATMIERNERVFSDQKLFIENASHELQTPIAIASNKIDIILENENLDESTYVQLVDTKKSLWRMVNLNKSLLMLSRIENQQYKEQETVNFSTLIRDLVEDFEPILESNEIKLSLHIPSDFEVSFNKQLAQILMSNLLRNAIRHNNREKIIQIETTPNEIIVSNTSDFMALNPNVIYNRFYKQGFQVESNGLGLSIVKTIIQNQNELLLDYRYENQMHQFVLKKIKFYS, encoded by the coding sequence ATGAAAACATCATTAAAAAACTATACGTTTCAGTATACCACGTTTTGGTTGCTTATCGTTTTGACCATTTGGGCTGTATTATTCCGAGGGTTAATTTTAGATGAAGTCTACGATAATGTAGATGATGGATTAAAAAATCAAAAAATCGAAATTATACGTGAATCATATATTCATCCTGAAATTTTAAAAACAAATGAATTTGGATTAGCTCAATTTCGAATTTTACCTGTTGATCCCTCCGCCTACAATGAAACCAATCGCTTGTCCAACGAATTGGTTTTTATGCCTTATGATGGGGAAGAAGAACCTTATCGTATTCTAAGAACAGGTTTTTACGGAAAAGATGGACAACCTTATTCGTTAGAAATTCGAACGTCGACTGTGGAAGAAGATGATTTGATCTACGACCTTACGGTTTCGCTTGTAGCGTTATATATTTTTATCTTAATCAGTATTTTAATTATTAATCATTTTGGACTGAATAAAGCATTAAAGCCATTAGAGAAAATTGTAACGCAGTTGCAAAATTATCGCTTTGGACAAACGAAAGGAATGGAAACGACGCCGATGAACGTTTTAGAATTTGATATTTTACAAAAAGAAATCGCGACGATGATCGAGCGTAATGAACGCGTATTTAGTGATCAAAAATTATTTATTGAAAATGCGTCACACGAATTACAAACTCCTATCGCGATTGCATCGAATAAAATCGATATTATTCTTGAAAATGAAAATTTAGACGAATCGACCTATGTCCAATTGGTAGATACAAAGAAATCACTGTGGCGAATGGTGAATCTGAATAAGTCGTTATTGATGTTATCTCGGATTGAAAATCAGCAATACAAAGAGCAAGAAACGGTTAATTTTTCAACCTTAATTCGTGATTTAGTGGAGGATTTTGAACCTATTTTAGAATCCAACGAGATCAAACTATCCTTGCATATACCATCGGATTTTGAAGTCTCTTTTAATAAACAATTGGCTCAAATTTTAATGTCTAATCTTTTACGAAATGCCATTCGACATAATAACCGAGAAAAGATTATTCAGATTGAAACGACACCGAACGAAATTATTGTTTCGAATACCAGTGATTTTATGGCTTTAAATCCGAATGTTATTTATAATCGATTTTATAAACAAGGATTTCAAGTGGAAAGTAATGGTTTGGGATTATCCATCGTAAAAACAATTATTCAAAATCAAAATGAACTATTGCTTGACTATCGTTATGAAAATCAAATGCATCAATTTGTTTTAAAAAAAATAAAATTTTATTCCTAA